TCGCTGCACAAAGCTTCGTTGCCGCTTCCTGGAATCAGCCGGTGACCACCGGCATCGTCGATGGCCTGGGCGTCACCCACTTGCTCGAAGCGATCCGCCAGTTCAGCCCGCACACGCGTTTCTATCAGGCCTCCACCAGCGAAATGTTCGGTCTGATCCAGGCCGAGCAACAGGACGAGAACACCCCGTTCTACCCGCGCAGCCCCTACGGCGTGGCCAAACTCTACGGTCACTGGATCACCGTCAACTACCGTGAAAGCTTCGACCTGCACGCCAGCAGCGGCATCCTGTTCAACCATGAATCGCCGCTGCGCGGCATCGAATTCGTTACCCGCAAGGTCACCGACGCCGCCGCCCGCATCAAACAGGGCAAGCAGCAGGAACTGGCCCTGGGCAACATCGACGCCAAGCGCGACTGGGGCTTTGCCGGCGACTACGTCGAAGCCATGTGGCTGATGCTGCAACAGGACAAGCCTGACGATTTCGTGGTCGCCACCGGTGTCACCACCACCGTGCGCGAGATGTGCCGCATCGCCTTCGATCACGTTGGCCTCAACTACCGCGACTACGTGAAGATCGACCCGGCGTTCTTCCGCCCGGCCGAAGTCGAAGTGCTGCTCGGCAACCCGGCCAAGGCGCAGCGTGTGCTGGGCTGGAAACCGAAAACCGACCTCGACACCCTGATCCGCATGATGATGGATGCGGATATGAAACGCGTCGCCAAGGAGTAGGTCATGCTCATTCCCGTGATTCTGTCCGGCGGTGCCGGTACGCGTCTGTGGCCGGTGTCCCGCGAGGGCCATCCCAAACCGTTCATGACCCTGCCCGACGGGCAGTCGCTGCTCGGCAAGACATACCAGCGGGCGGCAGCATTGCTCGACGGCTGGGGCGACATCGTCACGGTGACCAACCGCGAGTACTACTTCCAGAGCAAGGATCACTATTGCGCCGCCCACGTGTCGCGCCATCGCGGGCACTTCCTGCTGGAGCCGACCGGGCGCAACACCGCCCCGGCAATTGCCGCCGCCGCCCTGTCGCTGCAGGCGCTGCACGGCGACAACGCAATCATGGTGGTGATGCCCGCCGACCATTTGATCGTCAACCAGGACGCACTCAAGAGTGCCGTCGAACACGCGGTCAACCTGGCGAAGGACGGTTATCTGGTGACCTTCGGTGTGCTGCCGACCGCCCCGGAAACCGGCTTCGGCTACATCGAAACCGGCGCACCGCTGGACGCCAAAGGCGCAGCGAAAGTGCAGCGTTTCGTGGAAAAGCCCGACCTGCAAACCGCCACCCATTACCTGGAAAGCGGCAACTTCCTGTGGAACTCGGGCATGTTCTGCTTCACCACCGCGACCCTGATCAACGAACTGCAATTGCACGCGCCAGAGTTGCTGGAACAGACCCGCGCCTGCATGCAGGCCAGCGCCCCGGTGGAAACCGTCGGCTGTCTGCAACAGGAACTGTCGCCGACACTGTTTGCTGAAATCACCGACATCTCCATCGATTACGCCTTGATGGAGCGTTCGGAGAAAGTCGTGGTGGTGCCCGCCGGTTTCGACTGGAGCGACATCGGTTCGTGGGGGGCCGTGGCAGCGCTGGTACCGGCCGATGCCGACAACAATCGCGCCAGCGGCGAAGCGGTGTTCATCGACAGTCACAACAACTTCGTGCAGAGCGAAGGCCGGCTGGTGGCTGCCGTGGGTGTGGATAACCTGATCATCGTCGACACCGCCGACGCCGTGCTGGTGGCCCACGCCGATCGCGCCCAGGATGTGCGGCGCGTCGCCAAGCAGCTCAAGGAAAAATCCCACGAAGCCTACCGCCTGCATCGCACGGTCAGCCGTCCGTGGGGCACCTACACCGTGCTCGAAGAAGGCCCGCGCTTCAAGATCAAGCGCATCGTGGTCAAGCCCGGCGGCAAGCTGTCGCTGCAAATGCATCATCACCGCAACGAACACTGGGTGGTGGTCGAAGGCATGGCCAAGGTCACCAACAACGGCAGCGGCACGCATCTGGTGGCCAAGAACGAATCGACGTTCATTGCCGCCGGCCATCGCCATCGCCTGGAAAACCCCGGCGTGATCGACCTGGTGATCATCGAAGTGCAAAGCGGCGAATACCTGGGTGAAGACGATATCGTGCGCTTCGAAGACCAATACGGCAGGACGGTTTGATGCTGCTTTCCCTGTACCGTTCGCTTTACAGCTATCGAGGATTCATCCTCGGCAGCGTACAGCGAGAGTTTCAAGCGCGTTATCGCAATTCGCTGCTCGGCGCCTTGTGGCCCGTGTTCAATCCACTGTCGATGATCATCGTCTACACCGTGATCTTTTCTCACATCATGCGCGCCCGCCTGCCGGGCGTGGATGACAGCATGGCCTACAGTGTCTATCTCTGCGCCGGGCTGCTCGCCTGGGGAATGTTTTCGGAAATCACCCTGCGCAGCCAGACCATGTTTCTGGATAACGCCAACCTGCTGAAGAAAATCAGCTTCCCCCGCATCTGCCTGCCGGTGATCGTGCTGTGCAATGCGGCGATCAATTTCGCCATCATCATCGGCCTGTTCCTTGGATTTCTATTGATCAGCGGGCGTTGGCCCGGTATGGCGCTCCTGGCGCTGATTCCCCTGATTGCGCTGCAGATGCTGTTCTGCGCTGGTCTGGGCATGATCCTCGGCGTGTTGAATGTATTCTTTCGCGATGTCGGCCAGCTCTTCGCCATCTGCCTGCAGTTCTGGTTCTGGCTGACACCGATCGTGTATCCGATCACCATCCTCCCGGAGTGGGTCCAGCGGCTGCTGCAACTCAACCCGATGACCAGCCTGATCGGCAGCTATCAGAACCTGTTCCTGTATGGGCAATGGCCGGTCTGGAACTCGCTTTTACCGGTGTTCATCGTCGCGGTGGTGATGTGTCTGATCGCCCTGCGGTTGTTCCGCCAGCGCGTCGGTGAAATGGTGGATGAACTCTGATGGGACTTATACGCGTAACGGGCCTGGGCAAGGCTTATAAACAGTATCCGACACGCTGGAGCCGTCTGGCGGAATGGCTGATCCCGTTTTCCCCGGTGCGCCACCGCGAGCATTGGGTGCTGCAGGATGTCGCTTTCGAGATTGCCCCCGGCGAGGCCGTGGGTATCGTCGGCGCCAACGGTGCGGGCAAAAGCACTTTGCTGAAGATGATCACCGGTACCACTCAACCCACCTGCGGCAAAATCGAGATTGAAGGGCGCGTAGCGGCATTGCTGGAGCTGGGCATGGGTTTTCACCCGGACTTTACCGGGCGCCAGAACGCGATCATGGCCGGGCAGTTGCTGGGCCTGCAGGTTGGCGAAATCGAAGCGCTGATGCCTGACATCGAACACTTCGCAGAAATCGGCGAAGCCATCGACCACCCCGTGCGCACCTACTCCAGCGGCATGCAGATGCGCCTGGCCTTCAGCGTCGCCACCGCGCGGCGTCCGGACATTCTGATCGTCGACGAGGCCCTGTCGGTGGGCGACGCCTACTTTCAGCACAAGAGCTTCGAACGCATTCGCAGCTTCCGCAAGGCCGGCACGACCCTGCTGATCGTCTCCCACGACCGCTCGGCCATCCAGTCGATCTGCGATTCGGCGATCCTGCTCAAGGACGGCCACATGGCCATGTACGACAAGCCGGAAGTGGTGCTCGACTATTACAACGCCCTGATGGCCGAACGCGAAGGGCAGATCGTGCGTCAGGAAATGCTCGCCGGCGGCGAAGTACAAACCATGTCCGGCACCGGCGAGGCCGGCATTCTGAGTGTGCGCCTGCTGGACGAACACGATCGCGCAATCGACGCTGCCGAGGTCGGCCAGCCAGTGGTACTGGAAGTTCAGGTGGAGGTTCGGCGCGACATTGAACGACTGGTGCTCGGCTTCATCCTCAAGGATCGTCTGGGCCAGATGATGTATGGCATCAACACCCATCGCCTGAACAAGGCCCTGACCGATCTGCGCGCCGGCGAACGCTTCACTTACCGCTTCGCCTTCGTCATGGGGCTGGGCAAGGGCAACTATTCGGTATCGTTGAGCCTGTCGCGCCTGGACTCGCATCTGGACCGCAACTTCGAATGGCGCGATTACGGTCTGGTGTTTCACGTGATCAACAACCGCCAGGAAGATTTCGTCGGCTGTTCCTGGCTCAATGCCAAGACGACGATCACCCCTCACACCGAGGCAGCGCTGACCGAGCGTGCGCCATGACCCGCCTGTTGGTCGAGTGCACCCACGTCTTCAAACACCCGAAGATCAACTCCGGTATTCAACGCGTGGTGCGCAACGTCATCAAGCAATTGCCGGAGCGGGTGGGTGATGTCGAGTGCCTGCCGGTCATTTCGCTGAGGGGCCGGCTCTATCGGGTCACGCGCCTGGCCCCGCTGGACGCGCCGCTGTTCAACGCCATTGCGACATTCGGCGAACGACTGGAACGCCTTGCGCACCGTTTCTGGCAATGGCATCAGCGCCTCGACAGCCGCCTGCAGGCAAAAACCCCACGACGCCTGTTGTACGTCGGCTATCGGCTGAGCGCTTTCGCGGCATTTGGCGTACCCCTGCGGCTGATCGAGCGGATCAACCGCCAGCAACTGCCAAAACGCTGTGCCCCCTTGCAGCATCAGCCCGGAGACCAACTGGTGCTGCTGGACTCGTCCTGGCACTCGGACTTTTTCTCCCACGCCGAACAGCTCAAGCGCGAGGGTGTCGGTATTGTCGCGGTCATCTACGACTTGATACCGCTGACCCACCCGCAGTTCTACGACACGCGGCTGGTGCAGGTCTTCAGTGAATGGTTCGACTGGATCACCCGCACGGCCGACGGCTACCTGGCCATTTCCGCCACGGTACGCGATCAGGTGCGCGCCGAACTGCAGCAACGGATCGGCACGGTACAGGCCGAAAAACGCTGGTTCGATTATTTTCACCTCGGTTCCGAACTGGATCTGCACAGCGCCGGGGAAACCGTCGAACCGCGCCTGCAACAGCTGTTCAATACACCGGAGCCGATGTTCCTGATGGTCAGTACCATTGAGCCGCGCAAGAACCACGCATACCTGCTCGATGCCTTCGAACGGGCCTGGACCGCCGGCTCCCCGGCGCGTCTGTGCATCGCCGGGCGCATCGGCTGGAAGTGCGACGCCCTGCTCGCCCGGGTGCGCAGTCATCCCGAACTGAATCGCCGCCTGTTCATGTTCAACGACTTGAGCGACACCAGCCTCGAACATGCCTACGCCCACGCCAGTGCGCTGGTATTCCCTTCGTTTGTCGAAGGCTTTGGCCTGCCGCTGGTGGAAGCCATGCAGCGTGGCTTGCCGGCGATGGGCAGCGACATTGCGGTGTTCCGCGAAATCGGCGGCGAATTCATGGCCTATTTCGATTTGCAGGATCCGCAAAGCCTCGCTGACTTGATCATGCGGTTCCTGCAGAGTGGCCAATTCCCCGCTGCTCGCGATGTGGCGGACTGGCGCTGGATCGACTGGCACGAGGCGAGTGCACAACTGGCCGAGCGCACCGTACGCAATGCAGTGCAAGCGCCATTGGCGCCAGCGAGGCCGCATGCGCATTGCCCTTAATGCCCGGATCCTGCAGGCACCGCGCACCGGCATCGGCCATTACGTCGCCGAGTTGGTGAATGCGTTGCGCAGCGATACCGATATCGAAATTGAGTTGTTCCACGGCTGGGGCTGGAGTTCGGCCTTGCCGGAGGCGGCGATGCCCGGTTATTCGCGCCTGACGCCACTGCTGCGGCAGATCCCCGGGGCTTATCAGGCGCGGCGCTGGCTGGAACAAAAGCGTTTCGATCAGGCGCGCGCGCATGGCATCGATCTGTATCACGAACCGAGTCTGTGGCCACTGGCCTTCGACGGCCCGACCGTGATCACCCTGCACGACCTGACGCACCTGCATTACCCCGAAACTCAGCCGCCGGCACGTTTGCAAGAGATCGAGCGCCGACTGGCTGCCGGCGTGCGGCAGGCACAAGTGATCCTCACCGATTCACAAGCGATCGCCGACGAAGCTCAAAGCTATTTCGGCCTGCCCGCTGAACGTTTCGTGGTCGCTCCCTTGGGCGTGGCCGAGCGCTTTCATCCGCGTGACGCACACACCATCGACCCGGTACTCAAGGCCCATGCCGTTACGGCCCGGGAGTATTTCCTCTGTGTCGGGACGCTGGAGCCACGCAAGAATCTGCGGCTGGCCCTGCGCGCCCATGCCTTGCTGCCGGAGGCCGTGCGCCAACGCTTTCCGCTGCTGATCGTCGGCATGGCTGGCTGGCAGCGCGAACAGTTCAGCGCCGAACTGCGTCAGGCATTGGCAAGCGGGCATGTGTGCCTGCTCGGCTACTTGCCCGATGAACACCTGGCCCAGCTGTTGGCCGGTGCCCGGGCGCTGATTTTTCCTTCGTTATACGAAGGCTTTGGCCTGCCGGTGTTGGAGGCGATGGCCAGCGGCACGCCGGTGGTACTCACCCGCGCTTCGGCCATGCCGGAAGTCGCGGGCGACGCGGGCAACTATATTGAACCTGACAATGCAGACGGGTTGCGCGACGCGCTGATCCGTCTGCTCGACGATCAGGTGCATTGGCAAGCATGCCGAGAAGCCGGATTGCAGCGGGCGCGGCTTTTTTCCTGGCAGCGCTGCGCACAGGCCACGGCCGGTGCCTACCGCCAGGCCATGGGAGGTTGAATGCGAGTTCTTCATTTTTTCAAAACCTACTTGCCTGACTCGGTCGGCGGTATCGAGCAGGTGATATTTCAGCTGTGCGAAAGCGGTGCGCATCACGGTATCGACGGCCAGGTGCTGACACTCAGCGCCGACCCGACCCCGCCGGTGGTGCAACTGGGTCAACACGAAGTGCATCGCGCCAGACTCGACATTCAGTTCGCCTCCACCGGGTTTTCCTGGAGCGTGTTCAAACAGTTTCGCGAGCTGGCCGCCGAAGCCGATGTGGTCAACTATCACTTTCCGTGGCCGTTCATGGACCTGGTGCACTTTGCCAGCGGCATGAACAAACCGAGCGTGGTGACCTACCACTCGGACATTATTCGTCAGAAGCATCTGCTCAAACTCTACCGACCGCTGATGAACCGCTTCCTCGCCAGCGCCGACCGGATTGTCGCGGCCTCGCCGAACTACCTGCACACCAGCGACGTGCTGCAGCAGTTTCAGAACAAGACCCGAGTGATTCCATACGGTTTGAACAAGGCCGGTTATCCACAGGCCGACAGCGAACGGATGAATCGCTGGCGCCAGCAGCTTGGGGATAAGTTTTTCCTGTTCGTCGGGGTCATGCGTTATTACAAAGGTCTGCACATCCTGCTCGACGCCTTGAAGGACGTGGACTATCCGGTGGTGATCGTCGGTGCCGGGCCGCTGGAACTGGAGTTGCACGCCCAGGCTGCTGCGCTGGGGCTGCGTAACATCCACTTTCTCGGGCGCCTGGGCGATGAAGACAAGGTCGCCCTGCTGCAACTGAGCTACGCCATCGTGTTCCCGTCGCACCTGCGTTCCGAAGCGTTCGGCATTTCGCTGCTCGAAGGCGCGATGTACGGCAAACCAATGATCTCCAGCGAAATCGGTACCGGCACCAGCTACATCAACATCCACAACGAAACCGGGCTGGTGGTGCCACCGAGCAACCCCCAGGCGTTTCGCGAGGCAATGCGCAGCCTCTGGGAAAACCCCGAACGCGCAGCAGCCATGGGCATAAAGGCCGAGGCGCGTTACCGGCAGTTGTTTACCGCCGACGAGATGGGCCGCAAGTGGACCGAGCTGTATCAGGAGCTGCTGGAGGAGAAAGACCTGTCTTACGCCTGACCCTTTGCTGAAACACCTCCACTGTGGGAGCGGGCTTGCTCGCGAAAGCGGTCTTTCAGTAAACAATGATGTCGACTGACCTGACGCCTTCGCGAGCAAGCCCGCTCCCACAGGGGGGGGGGTAGTGATTTCAGATGAGCCGTCAGAGATCCAGCACCAGCAATTGCTCACTCTGCGCCGGCACCGCGCAACAAATCAGCACCTGCCCCGCTTCCGGCAGGTCTGCCGGGGGCTGTGGATAATTCACCGCGCCACTGACAAGACGTGTCTTGCAGGTGCCGCACGAACCTCCACGGCAACTGAACTCGGGGCGCAGGCCACGGCTCTCTGCGAGCTCCAGCAGACTGCCGCCGTCCGGCTGCCAGCGCGCCTCTTTGGCAGAACGCTCGAACATCACCGGCACTGACGTGATGGCGGCCGGTGGTTGCTCGATGATCGCCGCATCCGGGTCCGGCTGGCGCTTGAGCGTCGACGGGCCGAAGGTCTCGGCATGGATCCGCGCGTCGCGAATGTCCAGCTCGCGCAGACTGTCGTAGACACTTTGGGTAAAAGCGCCGGGCCCACAGACAGCAAAATCGATCTGGTCGTAATCCTCGACCTCCAGCAGATCACGCAGCAGTGCCCGATCAATGCGCCCATGGCGGTCGAAATCTTCGCCTTCATGCACGTCGGCCTCCGGCTGACTGAGCAGGCGAATCACCCGTACCGCATCGCCAGCACTTTCCAGCACGCGATCGATTTCCTCGCGAAACGGCTGATCGGCCAGGCTACGCGAACTCTGCAGCAACCACGTCGGCCGAATCCGCCGGGTGCGCAGACCTTGGTACACCACCTCACGCAGCATCGACAGCAACGGCGTGATACCAACCCCCGCCGCCAGCAGCACCAGCGGTCGGTGTTCCAGCGGCGCCACCGTGAAGTGCCCCTGTGGCGCCCGTGCCTCAAGAACATCGCCGACCCGGATCTGCTGGTGCAAATGGCCTGAAACCAGGCCCTCGCGTTTCACACTGATGCGCAGGAAATCATCCGATGGCGCACTCGACAGGCTGTAGGTGCGAATATGCGTTTCACCATCCAGAGTGAAGCGCAACGGCAGATGCTGGCCAGCCTGAAACACCGGCATCCCTGCGCCATCGTCCGGTTGCAGATAAATCGAGCGGATGTGCTGGCTCTCCCTTTCGATGCGGGTCACCCGCAGCGGCCGCCAGCGGTCACCCAGCGCTTTGGCCTGCAAGCGTGCATCGGCCTGGGCCCAGTTGCCTGTCAGCAGGCTGGTGGGTGACATGCCGTCGAAGCGCCAGCGCAGGGCCAGTGCCGCCGGGCGCCGCACCAGTCTCTCGACCTCGAATGTCCATAAGCGCTCGGCGCCTTGGAACGCTTCGATCTGCGGCCCGTCGAGGATGATTTCGGTCCGCCCGCTCAGTTGCAGCACATCGCCTGTGGAAAAGTCGATGAACAGCAGGCCAGCCTTGGGATTGAGCAGCAGATTGCCGAGCGTGTTGAAGTGCAGGTTGCCGGCAAAATCCGGGATGGTCAGGCGATTACCTTCAACCCGGACAAACCCGGTCTGCCCGCCACGATGGGAAACATCCACCGCACGTTGTCCGTCCGCATCGACGTAACTGGCGACAAAGAAGGTATCGGCGCCTTCGATCATGGCTCTGGCTGCGTCATCAAGACCGTCGTCGTGCTGCGCTGGCCGCGTCTGCGGATCGCTCAGCGGCACGCGCTGGAACTGGCGCAGTTGAATGTATTGCGGACAGTTGCCGAAAGCCTGATCCACGCTCACCTCGAAACCCTGCACGGTCAGATTGTCGACATGACCGTTGAGGCGATTGCGGCGGCGAGTATGCAATTCAATGCCGAGCAACCCGATCGGCTCGCCATTGCGCAATTGCGCCGGATCATCGGCAGCGGGTTGGCTGGCGAAATGCAGATGCTCGGGATCAGGCGAATGCGCAAACCCCGGCGCGCCTTCGAGCACACTGGCCCAAGGACGCCCGTCGGTATCGACCGCGCCGTACAGCATGAACGGTAACTGCTCATAAAAGGCGCGGTGCTGATCCGGCATCCAGTCACGAATCACTTTTCGGCCGAAGGCCTCCATGCGCTCGGCAACGCCGACATGGGCCTGCAGTTGTTGCTCGCCAGCGTGCCACGGTGAACGTTCCATCACGTATCTCCCCGCGCCGCCGGCGCATTGTGGATAACTCGATCAGATCGGGCCGACCTCTCAGGCAGTCTTTTGCAGACCGGCGACCGTGCGCGGCATGCCGACAAAACCGGGCAAGGCTTCGATACGCGCCAGCCAGGCACGCACGTTGGCGTAGCCGTCCAGCGACACGTTGCCTTCCGGCGCATGGGCGATGTAGCTGTAGGCGGACACGTCGGCGATGGTCGGCTCGCTGCCGGCCAGATACGGGGTCTTGCCCAGTTCCACCTCCATCACTTTGAGCAGGTTATGCGCACGGGTAATCGCTTCTTCAGCATTCAACTGTGCGCCAAACACCGTCACCAATCGTGCAGCAGCAGGTCCGAAAGCAATCGGCCCTGCAGCGGCCGACAACCAGCGCTGCACCTGCGCCGCGCCGACCGGATCGGTGGGCAGCCAGCGGCCATTGCCGTACTTGAGCGCCAGATACACCAGAATCGCGTTGGAGTCGGCCAGCACCACACCGCCGTCGTCAATCGCCGGCACTTGGCCAAAACTGTTGATTGCCAGATACGGCGCCTGCTTGTGCTCGCCCTTGGCCAGATCGACCAGGATCAATTCGGTCGGCAATTGCAGCAGGGACAACATCA
The Pseudomonas fluorescens genome window above contains:
- the gmd gene encoding GDP-mannose 4,6-dehydratase, yielding MKSALITGITGQDGAYLARLLLDKGYKVHGLVARRSSDSRWRLREMGVEGDIVYLDGDMADACSVQRAVIQSAPDEVYNLAAQSFVAASWNQPVTTGIVDGLGVTHLLEAIRQFSPHTRFYQASTSEMFGLIQAEQQDENTPFYPRSPYGVAKLYGHWITVNYRESFDLHASSGILFNHESPLRGIEFVTRKVTDAAARIKQGKQQELALGNIDAKRDWGFAGDYVEAMWLMLQQDKPDDFVVATGVTTTVREMCRIAFDHVGLNYRDYVKIDPAFFRPAEVEVLLGNPAKAQRVLGWKPKTDLDTLIRMMMDADMKRVAKE
- a CDS encoding glycosyltransferase family 4 protein, yielding MRIALNARILQAPRTGIGHYVAELVNALRSDTDIEIELFHGWGWSSALPEAAMPGYSRLTPLLRQIPGAYQARRWLEQKRFDQARAHGIDLYHEPSLWPLAFDGPTVITLHDLTHLHYPETQPPARLQEIERRLAAGVRQAQVILTDSQAIADEAQSYFGLPAERFVVAPLGVAERFHPRDAHTIDPVLKAHAVTAREYFLCVGTLEPRKNLRLALRAHALLPEAVRQRFPLLIVGMAGWQREQFSAELRQALASGHVCLLGYLPDEHLAQLLAGARALIFPSLYEGFGLPVLEAMASGTPVVLTRASAMPEVAGDAGNYIEPDNADGLRDALIRLLDDQVHWQACREAGLQRARLFSWQRCAQATAGAYRQAMGG
- a CDS encoding glutathione S-transferase family protein, giving the protein MQAIKLYNFPRSGHAHRVELMLSLLQLPTELILVDLAKGEHKQAPYLAINSFGQVPAIDDGGVVLADSNAILVYLALKYGNGRWLPTDPVGAAQVQRWLSAAAGPIAFGPAAARLVTVFGAQLNAEEAITRAHNLLKVMEVELGKTPYLAGSEPTIADVSAYSYIAHAPEGNVSLDGYANVRAWLARIEALPGFVGMPRTVAGLQKTA
- a CDS encoding glycosyltransferase family 4 protein, whose protein sequence is MTRLLVECTHVFKHPKINSGIQRVVRNVIKQLPERVGDVECLPVISLRGRLYRVTRLAPLDAPLFNAIATFGERLERLAHRFWQWHQRLDSRLQAKTPRRLLYVGYRLSAFAAFGVPLRLIERINRQQLPKRCAPLQHQPGDQLVLLDSSWHSDFFSHAEQLKREGVGIVAVIYDLIPLTHPQFYDTRLVQVFSEWFDWITRTADGYLAISATVRDQVRAELQQRIGTVQAEKRWFDYFHLGSELDLHSAGETVEPRLQQLFNTPEPMFLMVSTIEPRKNHAYLLDAFERAWTAGSPARLCIAGRIGWKCDALLARVRSHPELNRRLFMFNDLSDTSLEHAYAHASALVFPSFVEGFGLPLVEAMQRGLPAMGSDIAVFREIGGEFMAYFDLQDPQSLADLIMRFLQSGQFPAARDVADWRWIDWHEASAQLAERTVRNAVQAPLAPARPHAHCP
- a CDS encoding ABC transporter ATP-binding protein; the protein is MGLIRVTGLGKAYKQYPTRWSRLAEWLIPFSPVRHREHWVLQDVAFEIAPGEAVGIVGANGAGKSTLLKMITGTTQPTCGKIEIEGRVAALLELGMGFHPDFTGRQNAIMAGQLLGLQVGEIEALMPDIEHFAEIGEAIDHPVRTYSSGMQMRLAFSVATARRPDILIVDEALSVGDAYFQHKSFERIRSFRKAGTTLLIVSHDRSAIQSICDSAILLKDGHMAMYDKPEVVLDYYNALMAEREGQIVRQEMLAGGEVQTMSGTGEAGILSVRLLDEHDRAIDAAEVGQPVVLEVQVEVRRDIERLVLGFILKDRLGQMMYGINTHRLNKALTDLRAGERFTYRFAFVMGLGKGNYSVSLSLSRLDSHLDRNFEWRDYGLVFHVINNRQEDFVGCSWLNAKTTITPHTEAALTERAP
- a CDS encoding glycosyltransferase family 4 protein produces the protein MRVLHFFKTYLPDSVGGIEQVIFQLCESGAHHGIDGQVLTLSADPTPPVVQLGQHEVHRARLDIQFASTGFSWSVFKQFRELAAEADVVNYHFPWPFMDLVHFASGMNKPSVVTYHSDIIRQKHLLKLYRPLMNRFLASADRIVAASPNYLHTSDVLQQFQNKTRVIPYGLNKAGYPQADSERMNRWRQQLGDKFFLFVGVMRYYKGLHILLDALKDVDYPVVIVGAGPLELELHAQAAALGLRNIHFLGRLGDEDKVALLQLSYAIVFPSHLRSEAFGISLLEGAMYGKPMISSEIGTGTSYINIHNETGLVVPPSNPQAFREAMRSLWENPERAAAMGIKAEARYRQLFTADEMGRKWTELYQELLEEKDLSYA
- a CDS encoding ABC transporter permease, with protein sequence MLLSLYRSLYSYRGFILGSVQREFQARYRNSLLGALWPVFNPLSMIIVYTVIFSHIMRARLPGVDDSMAYSVYLCAGLLAWGMFSEITLRSQTMFLDNANLLKKISFPRICLPVIVLCNAAINFAIIIGLFLGFLLISGRWPGMALLALIPLIALQMLFCAGLGMILGVLNVFFRDVGQLFAICLQFWFWLTPIVYPITILPEWVQRLLQLNPMTSLIGSYQNLFLYGQWPVWNSLLPVFIVAVVMCLIALRLFRQRVGEMVDEL
- a CDS encoding pyridoxamine 5'-phosphate oxidase family protein, yielding MERSPWHAGEQQLQAHVGVAERMEAFGRKVIRDWMPDQHRAFYEQLPFMLYGAVDTDGRPWASVLEGAPGFAHSPDPEHLHFASQPAADDPAQLRNGEPIGLLGIELHTRRRNRLNGHVDNLTVQGFEVSVDQAFGNCPQYIQLRQFQRVPLSDPQTRPAQHDDGLDDAARAMIEGADTFFVASYVDADGQRAVDVSHRGGQTGFVRVEGNRLTIPDFAGNLHFNTLGNLLLNPKAGLLFIDFSTGDVLQLSGRTEIILDGPQIEAFQGAERLWTFEVERLVRRPAALALRWRFDGMSPTSLLTGNWAQADARLQAKALGDRWRPLRVTRIERESQHIRSIYLQPDDGAGMPVFQAGQHLPLRFTLDGETHIRTYSLSSAPSDDFLRISVKREGLVSGHLHQQIRVGDVLEARAPQGHFTVAPLEHRPLVLLAAGVGITPLLSMLREVVYQGLRTRRIRPTWLLQSSRSLADQPFREEIDRVLESAGDAVRVIRLLSQPEADVHEGEDFDRHGRIDRALLRDLLEVEDYDQIDFAVCGPGAFTQSVYDSLRELDIRDARIHAETFGPSTLKRQPDPDAAIIEQPPAAITSVPVMFERSAKEARWQPDGGSLLELAESRGLRPEFSCRGGSCGTCKTRLVSGAVNYPQPPADLPEAGQVLICCAVPAQSEQLLVLDL
- a CDS encoding mannose-1-phosphate guanylyltransferase/mannose-6-phosphate isomerase is translated as MLIPVILSGGAGTRLWPVSREGHPKPFMTLPDGQSLLGKTYQRAAALLDGWGDIVTVTNREYYFQSKDHYCAAHVSRHRGHFLLEPTGRNTAPAIAAAALSLQALHGDNAIMVVMPADHLIVNQDALKSAVEHAVNLAKDGYLVTFGVLPTAPETGFGYIETGAPLDAKGAAKVQRFVEKPDLQTATHYLESGNFLWNSGMFCFTTATLINELQLHAPELLEQTRACMQASAPVETVGCLQQELSPTLFAEITDISIDYALMERSEKVVVVPAGFDWSDIGSWGAVAALVPADADNNRASGEAVFIDSHNNFVQSEGRLVAAVGVDNLIIVDTADAVLVAHADRAQDVRRVAKQLKEKSHEAYRLHRTVSRPWGTYTVLEEGPRFKIKRIVVKPGGKLSLQMHHHRNEHWVVVEGMAKVTNNGSGTHLVAKNESTFIAAGHRHRLENPGVIDLVIIEVQSGEYLGEDDIVRFEDQYGRTV